The region AGattaaatattttccttttgGAATAGGAAAAAAAAGTAGCTTAGAAGATTAGTGGTGTATATATAAAACATTGAGTGGGTTCCATGTGGCATGTGGTAAATGCTAATGACAAAGTGTGGTCCCATGGATAGTATAAAGTGAGTAAATGATAGTtactttattataatattttataattatacctTTTTTGTTTCATTAGGTATGGAGAAATATTTTGGAAAAAGACCAAGATTTTTGGATTCTTGTCCAGAACTAGAAGCACATATTGCTGAAGAAAATTTGATGGAGAATGATGATATAAATGAAAGTGAAATCAAGGCTGATCCTGGTTTGCGAAAACCAATTGCAGAATATGGTGTGAATATCCGGGATCGTATTCGTAGAGAATATGTAGCAAAAGGCCCTTGTCAACCAAAGggtaatatttttcaaaaaacgCGTCAAGGAAAAGATAATAGGAGTTTTAGAGATGCTTGGTACAAAGATTATGATTGGCTAGAATATAGTGAATCGAAACATGCCGCATATTGCTTTTACTGTTTTCTTTTCAAGCGTGGTTATGTGGCACCGGGAGATGAAGCCTTCACTAGTTGTGGTTTTTCTAATTGGAAAAAAGCACTAGAAAAATTCAAGGCACATGTTGGGGATAAAAGTAGTGCACACAACAAAGCAAggatagaatatgaaaattttgtCAATCAAAGGCAAAGTGTGACTTATGTTGTAAGTAGAGGTATGACAACAAAAGAAAAGGAATATCGAATTCGATTGACTGCAACTGTTGATGTAGTTCGTTTTCTTTTGATTCAAGGTTTGCCTTTTAGGGGACATGACGAGTCATCAACTggtaatatttaatattttattatttaatatttcattattttattccgccccctccgttttttaatcctggatccgccactgaccATAGCATTGGCTTCTAATCCGATATTGCACGCCAGGACCAAACATATAGAGATCTATATTCATTTTGTTCGCGATATGGTGCAAAGAAAGGAATTGGATATGGTACAGAGAGATCTTCGTCTTGTTCCGACTTATGATCAAATAGCTGATATTTTTACAAAACCTCTCAGTTACCAATTCTTCTCGAAGCTGAGGAACAAACTCGGAGTTTGTCCTCTGTCTTCTCTCGAATTGAGGGGAAGTGTTGGACGACTTGCTGTCTTGAAGGAGTTGGAAGATCAGAtgtgcaatgcagcaaatgAGTTGGCAGTTAGAAAAGTAATGGATGAAGATCGTGAACAGTTAAAATAGTTATGGATGAAGATTGTGGCAGCAGTTAGAATAGTCATGGAACGCGTTCTTGTTTAGCATAGTATATATGTGTATTCATGTAATGTAATTGATCATCTTCtgtaaaatattaaatcatcCGTATCTTCTCATATCAGAAACTCTTCTATTATTTCCTAGTATTTATGTTCATACTTTAACATGGCTATAACCAAGGCTTGTCTTAAATCCATGAATTCTTTCACAACCATCCATACTCCCGCTGCATCTGTGAAATTGAAAATGGAACTAGGTTGGAGAACATAAGGGTTGGGCTTATTAATCTTGGGCCATTTATTTAATTGCTGGGCTGCTTTTCTTTTAGGCCTATAATAAACTAATGATGCACTTGGGCTTGGTAGAATTGGAATTAGAATTAgtataaaattgtttttattgTGCTTAGAATTATAGTATAAATTATTTGAATTGTGCAAGTAGtagttaataaatttattaatatgtGAATATATTATCTAAGAAACCTTGTTGTTATTAGTAGTAGTTGTGCAtcggtattttttcaaaaaaataaggaATGATTCAAGTGCAAATGCTTCaactaattataataatatttcatttccGAATCCGATTTTGAACTTGGAAAGAGTGAATATTGCAAGTGTTGAATCTAATGCGGAAAATATAAATACTGACCTAGGACTACGAAAACAGTTAtatgcaaaattaaataattttttttaaaaatattttaatactattattttttaaaatttcagtcCCGACTTACTAAATTTTCTGGTTCCGTCACTGTGTGGATGGCCTTAACATTGTCAAACGGAGTTCGATATATGCAATAATTTTACATCTCgaaactaaaaaaaaacaattattacACCTCTCAAAATacacttttaaaattttaaatgtaaTGTAATGAATGAATATGTAGGTGGTTCGAAATTATTGCACCTCGCTTAAGCACGTGGGCTGcgtgcttcttatacatttcgaaaaaaatagaaataaaaacatatacttATATAAACAGGAATCTTTTAGAAGGCACAACGCATAACTAAGAAGCAGATTCgagaaacaaaaagaaaaataaaaataaaaataaaaataaaaataaaaataaaaataaaaataaaaataaaaataaaaataaaaataaaaataaaaatactcgaAAGAGTCCCATGGTTCAACTATGGCATTGACTTAAAAGCTTGGAGGTAGCAGGTATGGTACGTCTTTCAAAGATTTTTATCCTTGgccattttatcttttttgttttttgttattatGTGGCCGTCTCAAAATTAACTATTGCTTTTGCggaagttagttttttttttctattagaTTTTTACCCAGCTAGTTTGCTTGATTTTGTTTTGAGAATGCTAAAAGACTTGCTCTTTACCATAAAGTTCTAGTTTTTTCCAAAGCGTAATTGCTTGTATCTACCCTTTGTTGCTGAATATTTTTGGTAGCAACTTGatctgaaaattaaaattttactatttcAAGTAGCTTTGGTTGAGTTTGGACGTTGTCTACTTTTTTCCAACCGTTGTGCTTCTTGAATGTTGATTTGTTAGAGTTGGGTTTTGATCCTTACTGTTTGcttatttccattttcttgCAGTGTTGTTTAGTATAGTAAACAGATTAGAATATTGCCCCTTTTTGGATTTTGTCTTACAGATGCTATCTCCCTTCCCAAAGGGATAATACACTCCATTTGTTCATCCTATgcaattttcttaatttttcgATGTGAAGAAATTTGTGTTGGTGTGATTGGAATCATAGGCATCAATGTCTGTTGCCTGCTGTGTGCCTCTAGTTGAATGTGTGTCCTGTTTAGCCTGCATTCGTTGGGTGTGGAAGAAATTCCTCTACACTGCTGGCAAGGAAAGTGAGAATTGGGGGCTGGCAACGGCCAGCGAATTCGAGCCTGTCCCTCGGCTTTGTAAGTACATTCTATCTGTCTATGAGGATGATCTCAGGAACCCCATGTGGGCCCCCCATGGAGGGTATGGGATGAACCCCGACTGGatgttgaagaagaaagactaCGCGGACACTGAGGGGAAAGTGTCGCCCTATATGATCTACCTCGATCATGACAACGAGGATATAGTTTTGGCGATCAGGGGTCTTAATATGGGGAAGGAGAGTGATATTCTTATGTTACTGGATAACAAGCTGGGGCAGACGACATTTGATGGGGGGTATGTGCACAACGGGCTGTTGAAGGCGGCTCAGTATGTTTTGGAGGAGGAGTGTGAGGTTTTGAGGGAGCTAGTTAAGAAGTATCCGAATTATAGTTTGACGTTTGCTGGGCATTCGCTGGGAGCAGGGGTCGTGACGTTGCTGACAATGCTGGCAGTTAAGAGTAGGGATAAATTGGGGTATATTGAGAGGAAGAGGATTAGGTGCTTTGCTATTGCTCCTGCAAGGTGTATCTCTCTGAACTTAGCGGTTAGATACGCAGATGTCATAAATGCAGTTGTGCTGCAGGTAACGAATGTTACATACCTGTGATTTAATTTTGTTGCATTGCTTCATTAAAGTCACAATGATAATGTGTTAATCAACATGAGCACATGGTTATATATAACTGATTGAGTTTAGATGAACTATAGCCGGAGGCCTTTTAGGTGCCTCGTTAAATTTCTGCTTGCCcacaaaataaaagattacGGAATGGGATGAC is a window of Salvia splendens isolate huo1 chromosome 3, SspV2, whole genome shotgun sequence DNA encoding:
- the LOC121794021 gene encoding zinc finger MYM-type protein 1-like, which translates into the protein MEKYFGKRPRFLDSCPELEAHIAEENLMENDDINESEIKADPGLRKPIAEYGVNIRDRIRREYVAKGPCQPKGNIFQKTRQGKDNRSFRDAWYKDYDWLEYSESKHAAYCFYCFLFKRGYVAPGDEAFTSCGFSNWKKALEKFKAHVGDKSSAHNKARIEYENFVNQRQSVTYVVSRGMTTKEKEYRIRLTATVDVVRFLLIQGLPFRGHDESSTGPNI
- the LOC121795212 gene encoding uncharacterized protein LOC121795212 isoform X2, with translation MSVACCVPLVECVSCLACIRWVWKKFLYTAGKESENWGLATASEFEPVPRLCKYILSVYEDDLRNPMWAPHGGYGMNPDWMLKKKDYADTEGKVSPYMIYLDHDNEDIVLAIRGLNMGKESDILMLLDNKLGQTTFDGGYVHNGLLKAAQYVLEEECEVLRELVKKYPNYSLTFAGHSLGAGVVTLLTMLAVKSRDKLGYIERKRIRCFAIAPARCISLNLAVRYADVINAVVLQDDFLPRTTVALEHVYKSLFCFPCLLCITCLKDTCTVEEKMLQDPRRLYAPGRLYHIIVRKPFRCKRISPLVRTAVPVDGRFEHMVLSCNITSDHAIIWILQESENALDCSV
- the LOC121795212 gene encoding uncharacterized protein LOC121795212 isoform X1, whose product is MSVACCVPLVECVSCLACIRWVWKKFLYTAGKESENWGLATASEFEPVPRLCKYILSVYEDDLRNPMWAPHGGYGMNPDWMLKKKDYADTEGKVSPYMIYLDHDNEDIVLAIRGLNMGKESDILMLLDNKLGQTTFDGGYVHNGLLKAAQYVLEEECEVLRELVKKYPNYSLTFAGHSLGAGVVTLLTMLAVKSRDKLGYIERKRIRCFAIAPARCISLNLAVRYADVINAVVLQDDFLPRTTVALEHVYKSLFCFPCLLCITCLKDTCTVEEKMLQDPRRLYAPGRLYHIIVRKPFRCKRISPLVRTAVPVDGRFEHMVLSCNITSDHAIIWILQESENALDCMMEKERVMSIPAAQRMERQVSLAKEHRDEYRAALERAVALDIPRAHSPSYGTFRDMEEGQNSSIPSDSS